From Prosthecobacter fusiformis, a single genomic window includes:
- a CDS encoding SEL1-like repeat protein, with translation MPSPRRYIITQDGEKLGEFTEEQALHYLDEGSLHPHDLGWAPGMDAPQPLSALFHQAGTSTPPPIPHRTIIHPSPQPQSPPPSSYLPSPTLHSAPTPLTTGYIPAVQGSHFIPVHHRRPRSILRSILATLIVLLLLITASIIWYHLSHGPQALYQRALTQAQKHPTRFLTAGATLLQQAASQAHAPAQVELALCHLRADGVPRDVPTALQLLQAAADAGDPRAQALYASMLSLGQGIPRDLAKAQSYLRLALDQSHPEAFYQWAQWLSHQAKTTGIPNPQEIYLSTTLAAEKGHLSALATLGWMQIHGLGTTANSHHGLTLLSKAAAQHDPAAHHYLGLLALAGDNTLVSPTLAEHHLLIAAEAAHPQAILALAKYYQQHHQSAAAETWLTIGTDLQLPDLLFLRSQHTLHTSLEESLQWLQKAADLGHPQAQHQLAAHYQKGHGLPQSDTLAKKWENLATSQGYRSQE, from the coding sequence ATGCCCTCCCCCCGCCGATACATCATCACTCAAGACGGAGAAAAGTTAGGCGAATTCACCGAAGAGCAGGCGCTCCACTACCTAGACGAAGGCAGCCTCCACCCACATGACCTAGGCTGGGCACCCGGCATGGACGCTCCCCAGCCCTTGTCCGCCCTCTTCCACCAGGCCGGCACATCCACCCCGCCGCCCATCCCTCACCGCACCATCATTCATCCCAGCCCCCAGCCGCAAAGCCCACCCCCCAGCAGCTACCTCCCATCTCCCACCCTCCACTCCGCCCCCACACCCCTCACCACCGGATACATCCCCGCTGTCCAGGGCAGCCACTTCATCCCCGTCCATCACCGGCGCCCCCGCAGCATCCTCCGCTCCATCCTCGCCACCCTCATCGTCCTTCTCCTCCTCATCACCGCCAGCATCATCTGGTACCACCTCAGCCACGGCCCCCAGGCCCTTTACCAGCGCGCCCTCACCCAGGCCCAAAAGCACCCCACTCGCTTCCTCACCGCCGGGGCCACCCTCCTTCAGCAGGCCGCGTCCCAGGCCCACGCCCCCGCCCAGGTAGAGCTCGCCCTCTGCCACCTCCGCGCAGACGGCGTCCCTCGCGATGTCCCCACCGCCCTCCAGCTCTTGCAAGCTGCCGCAGACGCCGGCGATCCCCGCGCCCAGGCCCTCTATGCCTCGATGCTCAGCCTCGGTCAGGGCATCCCTCGGGATCTCGCCAAAGCCCAGAGCTACCTCCGCCTCGCCCTCGACCAGTCCCACCCCGAAGCCTTCTACCAGTGGGCCCAATGGCTCAGCCATCAGGCCAAAACCACCGGCATCCCCAACCCTCAGGAAATCTACCTCAGCACCACCCTCGCCGCAGAAAAAGGCCACCTCAGCGCCCTTGCCACCCTCGGCTGGATGCAGATCCACGGCCTCGGTACCACCGCCAACAGCCACCACGGCCTCACCCTCCTCAGTAAAGCCGCCGCCCAGCACGACCCCGCCGCTCACCATTACCTCGGCCTCCTCGCCCTCGCTGGGGATAACACCCTGGTCTCCCCCACCCTCGCCGAGCATCACCTCCTCATTGCCGCCGAGGCCGCCCACCCCCAGGCCATCCTCGCCCTCGCCAAATACTACCAGCAGCACCACCAGTCCGCCGCCGCAGAGACCTGGCTCACCATCGGCACAGACCTCCAGCTTCCAGACCTCCTCTTCCTTCGCAGCCAGCACACCCTTCACACCTCCCTTGAGGAAAGCCTCCAGTGGCTCCAAAAAGCCGCCGACCTCGGCCACCCCCAGGCCCAGCACCAGCTCGCCGCCCACTATCAAAAAGGCCACGGCCTCCCCCAGAGCGATACCCTCGCCAAAAAATGGGAAAACCTCGCCACCTCCCAGGGCTACCGGTCCCAAGAATAA